CCCACACTTATTTCATTGTTACGACGGTCCCGCCTGTCGCAATGAATGAAGTAAGCGAACATTCGCGGCGTGGGAGTCGCACACCGTGACTGTTCACGCGAGCGCCGGCCAAGTGACGGATTGCAAGCGGGCCCTACAGTACTAGCGCATTAGGAGACGTTGCTCGATGAAACTGAATCTTGTTGTGGGAACGATGCTGGTCGCACTGATGTGTAGCCAGTCGTATGCCGCCGGCCTGCTGAACCAGATGCTTGGCGGTGGCTGCGGCTGCTCGACCTCGTGTTGCCAAACGCCCAAATGTTGCACTCCGGCCCCGCGCTGCTGTGCTCCGAAACCAACCTGCTGTGCTCCGGCGCCGGCCACGTGCTGTGCCCCTGAGCCGACTTGCTGTGCTCCGGAACCGTCTTGCTGCGCTCCTTCGTCGTGCTGCACCAAAAAGTGCTGCACCCCGTTGCGTGACGCTCTGAGCAACCTGTTCTGCTGCAAGAAGAGCCACTGTGGTTCGAGCTGCGGTTCGAGCTGCGGTTGTGAAGCTGAACCGACCTGCTGTGCTCCGGAAGCCACTTGCTGTGCTCCGGAACCGTCTTGCGGTTGCGAAAGCAGCTGTGGCGGTTGCTCGACCTCTTGCTGCAAGAAGGGCGGTCTGTTGGACGGTCTGTTCTGCCACAAGAAAAAGAGCTGCTGCGGTGGTTGCGATTCGGGTTGCGGTTGCAGCACCGAACCGACCTGCTGTGCTCCCGAAGCGACTTGCTGTGCTCCGGAAGCTTGCGGTTGTGATTCGGGTTGCGGTTGCGACACCTCGTGCGGCGGTTGCGCCCCGAAGTGCTGCTCGTGCACCCCGATCCGCGACGCGATCAAGCGTCTGTTCTGCCTGCCGAAGTGCCATAGCAGCTGCGGTTCGAGCTGTGGTTGCGACACCGGTTGCGGTTGTGACACCAGCTGTGGTGGATGCAGCAGCTGCGGCGGTGGCATGAGTGCTCCGATGTCGCCGATTCCGGCTGACGATTCGGCTGCTCCGATGCCTCCGGCTCCGGTTCCGGCTGACAACATGACGTTTGTCCCGGCTCGTCGTCGTCTGGCCAGCAACGTTCGCTAAGCTTCGGCTTTAGTGATCGCTACGGAAAGATCGAAAAACCCGGTTGGAGAAATCCAGCCGGGTTTTTTCGTGCGCGCTGGCTGACCAGACCAACCGCGGCTCAGTTCTGAAATTGCCGCTGAACTTCGGCGTCTGACAAGACGATCATCCCCCAGATTGCGAACGGGATTCCAATGAGGAAGCAGCAGTTGGTGCAAGGAGTCAGCGCTAGAATGAATCCGATCCAAGCCTGCAACGAGCTGCGCAGGTTCATCGTTCCGTACAACATGAACAAGCCGATCACGCAGGTGAGAAAATAGAAACCGCAGGTAATCAGACTAACCACCGCTTCTTCCGGCGGTTGCACTCCGTTGGCCAAATTCACAAATGTGCCGATCAGCGCCAGACCCAAGAATGCAATGCTGAGTCCAAAGGAGATCATGCAGACAATCGCAGGTACGGCGATTTTTCCTTTCGCCTCTTCTTTGGCCATCGGCCTCGATGCGGCGGAAGAGACGGTGTAGGGAGAAGCGTACGGATTCGATTCGCCGGTTGGAGGGGGCGCGGCGCCTTCGGCAAACGGATTGGGCGGCGACTCACCGCCGTAAGGGTTGGACGAATCGGAGAACGAGCTGCCGCCTGAAGCTGGGCCTCCTGGAATCGGCTGAATTGCCGAGCAGTGAGGGCACTTTGTCCGTTTTCCTTCGTTCCCTTCCGGCACGCGGATTTGCTGCTTGCAAACCTGGCAAGTGAATTCAATCGGCATCGATGCATCTTCAGCAATGGGTGTGGGACGGTGCGGCATGAGAAAACCGCTGTTCGACCAATGTAAGCCGCCGCCGATCAAGATGCTAGCTGAATGAGCCGCGGAAAAGCGGCGCCGCGGATTAGCGAAATTGCGCTTTGCCCTCAGGCAGACAAAGCATCACGATTCCCCAAATGCCGACCGGAAACGAAATAAATACGACTAACATGGTCAGGCAACTAAACATCAAAGTGCAGGGGATCATCCCCAAAATCATGCCGACCCAACTGAACGCGTACGACTTGCGGAAAATCGCGTTCGCCAGACCAGCGATCGCGCCAATGCTCATGATGCAGACGACGCCGCCGCCGACGGCCATTCCCAAAAACACCATCTGCTGGTCGTCTTTCGCGCCCTGCGGCGGATTCAGCATGATGTAGATCATGCCGCAGACCATCAGCGCCGAAAAGCAAAAATTCACCGCTTGAACCACTAACAAGATGGCCGCCGGAATGGTCAGCAATACTTTGGCCGTTTCTTTGGTCATGCCGCCAGAGCGGTGAGGTTTCGCCGCATAGGGAGAGGGAGCCGAAGCGTCCGGACCAGGCGATTGAAACGGATTGTCGAGATCGTCGGCGAAGGGATTGGGGCCGTCAGATGGCGTGCTGCTTGCAAAGTCGTCGATGGGCGGCGCGTGACTCAAGTCCGTAGCGGCTGGTATGACTTGAAGCTGCCCGCAACCGGGGCACTTCACTTGCTTGCCGGCCGAGTTATCGGGAACACGCAGTTTTTTCGGGCAGGCGGTGCAGAGGAATTCAATCGGCATTGTGTTAATACGCCATAGACGAATATCAGAGGAGAGGGTTAGCCAAGTCTAAAACGCGATCGGTCCGACTTCTACAATATTCCGCCAGAAATCGTCTCGAGACAAAGTTAACCGCGAAAATGCGCCGCGATTCGTCGGTCGCACATCAGGACGATTCCCCAAATCGCGAAGGGAATCGCGACCGGAGAAAATAGGAACGTCCCGCAAGGCGACATCGACATAATCAAGGCGAACCAGGCGTAGTCAGGATCACGCAAGTTGTGGAGGTTATTGGCATTATCAAATCAACGATGAAAATGTACGGCGATCTTTTTGTCGTTCATCAGCATGTAAGCTTGAATGACGAACGGAACCGCGATGGGAAGAAAGATCAACGAACCGATCAACGCCGAGTAGATCCCGCGCCACGCCGTATCCAAGTCATCCAAATTTTTGAAGTTCAGCACCCCAAAAATAGCGCCTCCGGTAACGAAGGCGAAGGTGACGCTAGTGCTGGCGACGATCAAGCCCCATTCAGCGGCGGGAAAGCAATAACTAGCTGCGATTCCCAACAGGGCGCCGATCACTTCGAGTGCGGCGCTTGCGCCAAGTAGACTCAACAGTACATTCGCCGGCTTCGCGACTTGCGATTTCGCTTCCGCATACGAAATCTCAGGGCGCTTCGTTTTTGGAAAATAGGTTGGCGTAGTTTTTAGAGCCAGCGGCGCCGGGATCTCTTCTCGGAGTTTCAATTCATCCGCGGCGATCGTCGAAGGCTCTGGATCCGCCGCAGCCATGGGGACTTGCTCAACTCCCTGGCACTTTGGACAGCGGACTTTTTTGCCCGCCAACGTGTCGGCGACACGAAATTTGGCGGAGCAACTAGTGCAAGAGAATTCAATGGGCATTCGGCTGACCCGGACTACATCAAGAAAGAACCGTCGAATGCCTCGTTCGCCGTTCTCGGCCTGCAGAGGGGGGGAGCTTGGCCTTTAGTCTATTTTACGGGTAAGTGATCGTCTATCCGTTTTCCGCTAATTTCGCCGAACGTAAACCACTGTTAAGATAGAAGGTCAAACGCGGCGCAAGTGGCAACATAAATAGCAGGCAAGGATGGGCAGCTTCTCGGTAGACGACATTTTAGGGCCAGACGGCCGTATCGCTCGGCGTTTACCCCGCTACGAACATCGCCAGCAACAGTTGGATATGGCTTCGGCCGTCGCTGCTGCGATCGAGAATAAGCGGCACTTGATGGTGGAAGCAGGCACCGGAGTTGGGAAAAGCTTCGCCTATTTGGTCCCCGCAATCTTGGCGGTCGCCGAAGAGCGAGCCGATGACGACGAAGATCGTCCGCGACGGATCGTCGTCTCGACCCATACGATCAGTCTGCAAGAGCAGCTGATTCAAAAAGATTTGCCGCTGCTCAATAGCGTAATCCCGCTCGAGTTTACCGCGGTCTTGGCCAAGGGCCGCGGCAACTACTTGAGCAAGCGGAGACTCGGCGCGGCGCTCTCCCGCGCCAAGACGTTATTCGCCAAAGACGAAGAAGAAAGCCAGCTCGATCACATCAAAGGTTGGGCCAAAGAGTCAGGCGACGGTTCCCTCAGCGATCTCGACTTTCGCCCGCTCGGTTCGGTCTGGGACGAAGTTCATAGCGACAGCGGCAATTGCTTGGGGCGCAATTGTCCAACCTACGATAGTTGCTTTTATTATCGGGCGCGTCGTCGCGTGCAGAACGCGCAAATCATCGTCGTCAATCATGCGCTTTTCTTTAGCGACCTGGCGCTGCGCCGTAGCGGCGTCAATCTG
The nucleotide sequence above comes from Blastopirellula sp. J2-11. Encoded proteins:
- a CDS encoding zinc-ribbon domain-containing protein → MPIEFSCTSCSAKFRVADTLAGKKVRCPKCQGVEQVPMAAADPEPSTIAADELKLREEIPAPLALKTTPTYFPKTKRPEISYAEAKSQVAKPANVLLSLLGASAALEVIGALLGIAASYCFPAAEWGLIVASTSVTFAFVTGGAIFGVLNFKNLDDLDTAWRGIYSALIGSLIFLPIAVPFVIQAYMLMNDKKIAVHFHR